The Pseudomonas sp. S06B 330 genome contains the following window.
TCGAAAAGTGAGTGCGTCAGTTGGTACGGCTATGACGACCTGTGTTCGGCCACGGTGGTGGTCAGCGCCAACAAGACCTTCTGACGGGCCGTAGCCGCTGCCGCCAGGCTGCGATCGGCTGCGAAGCAGTCGTCATCCAGGCACAGTGATGAGCTTGATGACGGCCGTTTCACGCCCGATCGCAGCCTGGCGGCAGCGGCTACGTCTCGGTGCGCCATTACGCTGGATGATCTATTGTTCAACTTGCTGCTTTGAGAAGAACAATCGATGCCCTCCACCGAACAATGCCGTCCTTGGCAGGTCTTTCTGATTTTTCTGCGTTTGGGGCTGACGTCCTTCGGCGGACCGGTTGCCCATCTTGGCTATTTTCGTACTGAATTCGTGACGCGCCGCCACTGGCTAAGCGAGCGTGGCTACGCGGACCTGGTCGCGCTCTGTCAGTTCTTGCCCGGCCCCGCCAGCAGTCAGGTCGGTATCGCCTTGGGGCTGTCGCAGGCGGGCTATCGTGGCGCACTGGCCGCCTGGGTCGGCTTTACATTGCCCTCGGCGCTGGCCCTGATGCTCATTGCGCAGGGCATTACCGAGGCCGGCCAGGCGATGCCCGATGGCATCGTTCATGGCTTGAAAGTCGCCGCGGTGGCGATTGTCGCCCAGGCGGTGTGGGGCATGGGGCGCAACCTTTGCCCGGATTTACCGCGTATCACCGTGATGGTCGTGGCCAGTTGCTGGGTGTTGCTGATGCCGTCCGCCTGGATGCAGGTGGGGGTGATTGCAGTGGCGGGTGTACTGGGGCTGTTCATCTTTAAGCCGGATCAACCCGCGGACCACGACGCCTTGCCCGTCACGGTCAGCCGCCGCGCCGGGCTGTACTGGCTAACGCTGTTTTTTATACTGCTGATGGGTTTACCGCTGCTGAACGCGCTCTGGTCCAGCCAGACCCTTAGTTTACTGGCTGCGTTCTACCGCAGTGGCGCGCTGGTGTTCGGCGGTGGTCATGTGGTGCTGCCCCTGCTGCAGGCCGAGGTAGTGCCAAGTGGCTGGGTCAGCAATGAAACGTTCCTTGCCGGCTACGGCATTACCCAAGCGATGCCTGGACCGCTGTTCACTTTCGCTGCGTTTCTCGGCGCCTCCATGCAAAGCGCACCGTCGGGTTGGCTGGGAGGCTTGCTGTGCCTGGTTGCGATCTTTGCGCCATCGTTCTTTCTGGTGTTTGGCACGTTGCCGTTCTGGGAGCAGATGCGGCGCAACCTGCGCATGCAGGCGGCGATGCAGGGCTTCAATGCAGCGGTGGTGGGGCTGCTGCTGGCGGCGCTCTATCAGTCCGTGTGGATCACTGCCATCGTCCAGCCACAGGATGTTGTTCTGGCCCTGGTCGCATTGATGGCGCTGATGGTCTGGAAGCTGCCACCTTGGCAGGTGGTGATTATGTGCGCGCTGGCTGGGTGGTTGTCGGTGCGGTAACCAGCAGGTGTTCGATCTGAGCCAATTCCCAGGTACTGAGCAAGCTGACCGGGTCGGTATCGCGGGGCCAACTGTCGAGCGAACCCTGGCGGCCATCGACACTCTGACAACGCAGACAGTGATGCAGGCGAGCGCCGTCGAAGTCCAGTGTCATGCGCCAACCGTCAATATCGACTTCTGCACCCAGGCGGCGTAAAGGGCGAATGCCCTGGGCGGCGTCGCGCAATTGTTGGTAGACCTCGCGCGCGGTAAGCATGAGCATCAATCCTGTGGTCCTGTGATGGGAGAAGTTAAACCGATCGCTTGCGTACTTTCAGCGTGGAGTAAATACGCTTGCTCAGTGTGGACATGTTTGTATCAGGCATCGCGCAACAAGTCTTGAGCGTCCAACAGCCGATAGGCAATTTCCGGCTGCCGCTCCAGGGCCCGGCGAATGGCCGCCGGGATACTCTGCCGGGTCTTGCGACACAAGCCCGGCAGTGCTTCGAGTTGGATGGTGAAACCGCGCATGGTCCGCACTTCATTATCGCTGGGGCTGATCTGCAGGCGAATGCCCAGGTTCTCGTAGAGCTTGCGTTGCATGTGCTCAAGGTCGGCCAGGCTCTGCAGGTTTTCCAGGCGTTCGAGCAGGCGTTTTTCCTCTTGCCGGGTAAGCAACAGGATGCGTGTGTCCTGCAGCGTTTCACGGCCGCAATCACAGGCGCCGGGCGGGCAGGGGGTGCGGGTTGGCACGGAGGCGTTCATGACCTCCAGCATAGCGATGTGTGCGGGCTTTTGCCCAGAGGCGAACCGATGCCTGTCGTCGGCGCGGCCCGCCCCTGGGCTGCGCCGCGTTCTTGTCCTGGCCTTTGTCAATATAGTTTTTATTCGATACTATTTATCGCCATCTTCATTCGAGACCGCCTGACGTGCTATTCGACCTGTTGGAAAGGCTGTCGAGCCTGACCCGCGTCTGGTTTCGCCAGCACCCGCTGCTGGCCGACCTGCAGCCAATACAGCTGAGTGCTTTGTTGTACCTGGCGCGCTGCAACCGCTATTCGAATACGCCGCTGGCGGTCACTGAGTACCTGGGGTTGACCAAGGGCACAGTCTCGCAATCGCTCAAGGCACTGGAAGGCAAAGGTCTGATCAGCAAAACGCAGGATGCGGCAGACAAACGCAGCGTGCACCTGAGCCTGACTGCACCTGCGCGGGCGTTGCTCGCGGCGGTGATGCCCCCGGACTTTCTCGCGACAGCGAATGCGCGGATGGGGGCGCGTGGTCAGGATCTGGAGCGTTTGCTCGGCGAATTGCTGCGCACTATCCAGCGCCAGGAAAACGTACCGGGCTTCGGCCTGTGCAAGACCTGCCGATTTCATCGCAAGACTGCCACTGGAGGCTTTTGCCAACTGACCCAGGAGCCATTGGCCGCAGCCGAGCGCGAATTGATTTGCCGCGAGCATCAGCTCGCCGAAACGACGGAGTAAGTGCCTATGACCGCCACCCCCTTCACACTTGACGCGGTACTGACCGGCAAGGCCGTGGCCTACACCCGGCCAGGCTCCTGCAGCGCCATTGATAAGCAACTGCGCACCGGCGAGCTGACGGTGAACGAGCTTGGCCTGGGCGGCGACGAGCAGGGTGACCTGCGGGTCCACGGTGGCAAGGACAAGGCCATCCACCACTACCCACGCGAGCACTATGCACTGTGGGCTGGCGAGCTGGGCGCGCAGACGTTGTTGCAAGCACCAGGCGCCTTTGGTGAAAACTTCAGCACCTATGGCTGCACCGAACAGACGGTATGCCTGGGTGATCGTTTTCGCGTGGGCACGGCATTGTTGGAGATCTCCCAGGGGCGCATGCCGTGCTGGAAGCTCAATGATCGTTTTGGGGTCAAGGACATGTCGCTACGAGTTCAACAGACGGGGCGTACAGGCTGGTATTACCGAGTGCTGGAGGAGGGTGTGCTGGCCGCGGGGGCATCATTTGAGTTAATTGCTCGTCCGCATCCGCACTGGTCGGTGGCGCGCTTGTCAGCGGTGTTGTTCGACAAGCAGGTGGATGTAGCGGTGATTCGCCAGTGCCTGGAATTGCCCCTGGCGCCTTCCTGGCGGCGCACTCTTGAGCGCCGCCTGGAAAAAGCTGCAGTGGAGGACTGGTCGCCACGCCTGCTGGGACCGCAGGCGTGAGCCTTGTCAGGGTTTAAGGAGTGATCGCGACCTTCATCACGCCATCGCGCTGGTGCGCGAACAACTCGTAGGCGGCTTCGATATCGTCGAGCTTGAAGCGGTGGGTGACCAAGGGCTTGAGGTCGACGCTGCCACTGCCGACCACTTCCATCAACCGCCGCATCCGCTCCTTGCCACCGGGGCACAGAGTGCTGACGATGCTGTAGTCGCCCAAGCCCGCGCCAAACGCCGAAAGCGGGATGGTCAGGTCTGACGAATACACGCCCAAGCTCGACAGAGTACCGCCGGGGCGCAAAACACGCAGGGCAGACTCAAAGGTCGACTGGGTGCCCAATGCTTCAATGGCCACATCCACACCGCGACCGCGGGTCAGGGCCATGATTTGCTCCACCACATTGCCCTGCTTGAAATCCACTACATGGGTGGCGCCCAACTGGCGGGCGACGGTCAGGCGTGCGGCAACGGTGTCGACCCCGATAACAGTGGTTGCGCCCATCAAGCGAGCCCCGGCAACGGCGCACAAGCCAATGGGACCCAGGGCGAACACCGCCACCGTGTCACCAATGCGTACGCCGCCGCGCTCGGCACCGGAAAACCCGGTGGACATGATGTCCGGGCACATCAGCACCTGTTCATCGCTCAGGCCGTCGGGAATGGGCGAGAGGTTGGCCATGGCATCGGGCACCAACACGTACTCGGCCTGACAACCATCGATGGTGTTACCGAACTTCCAGCCGCCGGCAGGGCGAAATCCGTGGGGCGTACCGGGCCCATCCTGAGACGCACAGCCACACAGGCAGGCGTAGCTATGGCCACTGGGGGTGATGGCGCCAGCGATAACCCGCTGGCCCTCAGTGAACCCCTGGACCTGACTTCCGAGCTTTTCAATGATGCCCACCGGCTCATGACCGATGGTCAGGCCTTTGGCGACGGGGTACTCACCGCGCAGGATATGCACGTCGGTGCCGCACAGGGTGGTAGTGGTGATGCGCAGCAGCGCGTCGGAAGGGCCTACCTCGGGGATAGGTTTTTCATCCAGAACAATACGGTTCTTTTCAACGAAGATTGCCGCTTTCATGCGGGACATGGCCATTTCTCCTGAGCAGGTGTGCGTGGCTGGGTCGTGCAGTCTTCGTTCAGGGTGCGCGTGTTGGCGGTTAAACGCTATTGATTAGAATCATCAAAACAGCGCGCTGCTTTGATGTGGGAGCCAGCCTTGCTGGCGATGGGAGCGGCGCGCAGGCAGCTGTTGCGCGGTGTCTGAATCGCTGGCAAGGCCAGCCCCACACCCTCAGCATTAGACAGTCACTGAGTTTGTGTAGGGGTTGGCCTGCGCGATTACAGTGAATCAGGCAGCTGTGCTGTACTTCTTCACGCCTTGAGCCTTGGCCACTTGCTGGCGGCAGGCTTCACCGAAGGCCTCGAACATCTTCACCGAGTCCGGGTTCTGCGCAGCTTGCCATTCCGGGTGCCATTGCACGGCGAACAAGAAAGGCGACAGGCTTGGGGCATGGATAGCCTCTACCAGGCCATCTTCCGCGCGCGCCAGTGGCTCAATGCCTTTACCGAGGTTTTTCAGGCCCTGACCGTGCAGCGAGTTGACGCGGATCTCGTCGCTTTGCAGCAACTTCTGCAACCAGCTGCCTTGCTCCAGACGTACGCTGTGAACAGCGCTGTATTGCACGTCGACCGGATCGTCGGGGTTTTCCCGGTGATCGTTGAAGCCCGTTTCGGCGTAGACCTTCTGGTAGATATCGCCACCCAGGGCTACGTTGATTTCCTGCATGCCACGGCAGATGCCGAAGATCGGCAGGCCACGCTCGATTGCCCGTTTGACCAGTGGCAGGTCGAACAGGTCGCGATCGCGGTCCTGGGCTTTGCCTGGGGTTTCGTTCTCCTGGCCGTACAGCGCCGGATCGATATTGCTACCGGCACCGGTCAAGTAAACACCATCGGCCATGTCCAGGTAGGTTTCGAGCTCGTCGACGCCGCAGCAGGTCGGTACCAGTACCGGTACGCAACCGGCATGTTCAACCAGCGGCACGATGTATTTGTGGGTCATGACCTGATAGTTGTGACCTTTGCGCTCTTGGGCGCCCATGGTCATCAGCACGACGGGTTTGCGAAGGGTTTGTTTCTTATTGCCAATGTTGCTGTTGGGCATATGTCACCTTGGGACAGGCGCGGCCTGTCATTATTGTGCAGGCGCGCACTAAAACCTTTGCGCTACCTGAGGTTTCGAGCACTGCCGGAATGGCGCAGAGGGCCAGTGTTTCCGGTCGAAACCTGTCATACAGCTTGCCAGAGCCGTTTAATATGTCAAACGACTTCAGATTGCGCGGAGGAAGCCTGTCATTGCTTGAATGCAATTAACGCTATGCAGGCCTTGCCAGCCGGTGCTCCCAAGGTTTTTATCGGTTAATTATAGTTGACAGTGTAGCGATGGGCTGCAGTGCAGCCCACGCGGTTCAGTGCAGAATTTGTGCAAGAAACCCCTTGGCCCGTGCACTCTGTGGGTTGTTAAAAAACGCTTCAGGGCTGGCGTCTTCGATAATCTGCCCGCCATCGAGAAACAGCACCCGTTCTGCCACCTGCCGGGCAAAACCCATCTCGTGGGTCACGCAGAGCATGGTCATACCGGTGTCAGCGAGCTTGACCAGCACGTCCAGTACTTCGGCAACCATCTCCGGGTCGAGCGCCGAGGTGGGCTCGTCAAACAGCATGATCTTCGGTTTCATGC
Protein-coding sequences here:
- the chrA gene encoding chromate efflux transporter, producing MPSTEQCRPWQVFLIFLRLGLTSFGGPVAHLGYFRTEFVTRRHWLSERGYADLVALCQFLPGPASSQVGIALGLSQAGYRGALAAWVGFTLPSALALMLIAQGITEAGQAMPDGIVHGLKVAAVAIVAQAVWGMGRNLCPDLPRITVMVVASCWVLLMPSAWMQVGVIAVAGVLGLFIFKPDQPADHDALPVTVSRRAGLYWLTLFFILLMGLPLLNALWSSQTLSLLAAFYRSGALVFGGGHVVLPLLQAEVVPSGWVSNETFLAGYGITQAMPGPLFTFAAFLGASMQSAPSGWLGGLLCLVAIFAPSFFLVFGTLPFWEQMRRNLRMQAAMQGFNAAVVGLLLAALYQSVWITAIVQPQDVVLALVALMALMVWKLPPWQVVIMCALAGWLSVR
- a CDS encoding DUF7693 family protein; this encodes MLMLTAREVYQQLRDAAQGIRPLRRLGAEVDIDGWRMTLDFDGARLHHCLRCQSVDGRQGSLDSWPRDTDPVSLLSTWELAQIEHLLVTAPTTTQPART
- a CDS encoding MarR family winged helix-turn-helix transcriptional regulator, translating into MLFDLLERLSSLTRVWFRQHPLLADLQPIQLSALLYLARCNRYSNTPLAVTEYLGLTKGTVSQSLKALEGKGLISKTQDAADKRSVHLSLTAPARALLAAVMPPDFLATANARMGARGQDLERLLGELLRTIQRQENVPGFGLCKTCRFHRKTATGGFCQLTQEPLAAAERELICREHQLAETTE
- a CDS encoding MOSC domain-containing protein — protein: MTATPFTLDAVLTGKAVAYTRPGSCSAIDKQLRTGELTVNELGLGGDEQGDLRVHGGKDKAIHHYPREHYALWAGELGAQTLLQAPGAFGENFSTYGCTEQTVCLGDRFRVGTALLEISQGRMPCWKLNDRFGVKDMSLRVQQTGRTGWYYRVLEEGVLAAGASFELIARPHPHWSVARLSAVLFDKQVDVAVIRQCLELPLAPSWRRTLERRLEKAAVEDWSPRLLGPQA
- a CDS encoding NAD(P)-dependent alcohol dehydrogenase; amino-acid sequence: MSRMKAAIFVEKNRIVLDEKPIPEVGPSDALLRITTTTLCGTDVHILRGEYPVAKGLTIGHEPVGIIEKLGSQVQGFTEGQRVIAGAITPSGHSYACLCGCASQDGPGTPHGFRPAGGWKFGNTIDGCQAEYVLVPDAMANLSPIPDGLSDEQVLMCPDIMSTGFSGAERGGVRIGDTVAVFALGPIGLCAVAGARLMGATTVIGVDTVAARLTVARQLGATHVVDFKQGNVVEQIMALTRGRGVDVAIEALGTQSTFESALRVLRPGGTLSSLGVYSSDLTIPLSAFGAGLGDYSIVSTLCPGGKERMRRLMEVVGSGSVDLKPLVTHRFKLDDIEAAYELFAHQRDGVMKVAITP
- a CDS encoding gamma-glutamyl-gamma-aminobutyrate hydrolase family protein — its product is MPNSNIGNKKQTLRKPVVLMTMGAQERKGHNYQVMTHKYIVPLVEHAGCVPVLVPTCCGVDELETYLDMADGVYLTGAGSNIDPALYGQENETPGKAQDRDRDLFDLPLVKRAIERGLPIFGICRGMQEINVALGGDIYQKVYAETGFNDHRENPDDPVDVQYSAVHSVRLEQGSWLQKLLQSDEIRVNSLHGQGLKNLGKGIEPLARAEDGLVEAIHAPSLSPFLFAVQWHPEWQAAQNPDSVKMFEAFGEACRQQVAKAQGVKKYSTAA